From the Helianthus annuus cultivar XRQ/B chromosome 17, HanXRQr2.0-SUNRISE, whole genome shotgun sequence genome, the window TTTCCTTTTCAAACTAATTTAGGGCTGCTCTTCCTCATCTTCtgcatcatcttcgtcttcattcTGGCCACTTCCCCCTTTTTCTCCGCCGGCACGCACCTCAGTTTCCCCAACAGAAAGATGAATCCCCTCGTCCTCAATCACAAATTTAGAACCGGAACCCTTCGTCCCAATCGAACCACCTTTTCGACTTTCAGTAGCATCTACCGTAGCTACCGTCTGAATCGGAGCAGCAGATAACCCCTCTCCTACGGGGATAGAACCGGAAGCGCCTTGAGCTGCTAAGTCAGTTTGAACCACCGAACCACCTTGACCATCAGGAGCATCGGGTGCACGAATCTGATAAAGATTTTGGTGCACAAGTTGCAAGTACGGGGTATCGCCTTCCGGAGTCTTGGTGGCCCGGATATCCAGCTCTTTGGAGTCGAAGGACTTCAACCGCAATGCTTCTTTTAAACCCATAACTGTACCAAAAAACAAACGATAAGTAATATCAATCGCCGAACAGAAACGccgaacaaaaaaaaatatatgtgaAACAAAACAATGAAAATACGGAGAGCACCGCACAACTGACCCTCTTTATTCCATCGGAGGGTAGGATACCACTCTGGTTCGGCCCATATCGTGCTAATCCTCCCCATGACAAGAATGTGTTCCGGATATTTCTGTATACGTTCGGCCTCCTTAATCAAGTCAGCATAAAGTTTCTTGTTATACTCAAAGTCTTCAGGAAGAGGAGACGTGAGTTTCGACTTTTTTAGCCTCCATGTCATGAACTCCGGAACGCACCGATCATCAACTAGAAAGAAGTGATCTTTCCAATCCTTTATGCTCGTGGTAATCCATGTGTAGCAGCAAGAGTTCTTGTCCCTGACTTCAAAAGTATACCAATTGCTGGACCGGTTCAATTTATAAAAAGCCCGGAACACATCCAAATCCGGGTCGGACCCTAGACCACGACAAGCCAACTCAAAATGGCACACCTTGGCAAGGCCAAAAGGGTTCATCCGAGTCAAGTGTACCTCGTGAAACAGCAAAACCCCAACCAAGAACTTCGTCAAAGGAAGACGACAGTTACAATAGTCGAAAAGGCGAGTGTAAATCCCTATCTTTCCCGAAACAAAGGGATAGATGGGCGTGTCCTTTTTCGGAAGAACAGGGTGTAGCGATTTGGGAATCGCATAGCTTTCCACATACCAGTCTAACCCCTTCTGGGTCAAGACATTAAAGCAACCAGAAAGATTACTCTTATTCGCCATAGCAAGAAAAATGTTTACTAACCTGAATAGACGAGTCGATTCGCACCAACAAggaatgaagaagatgaaggagATGAAGAGGATAAAAGGTGAAAAGTGGAAAGTGAAATCGGAAGATTGTTCCTCCCCCTTTTATAGGGATATGGAACCGCCTTAAAACTCCCAATCAAATGGTGACACGTTATGACAGCTGACGCACACCAACCGTCACATCAGGCGGGAAACATAAGGTGACTGTCGGTCACCAATCTTAGGTCACCGCCCAAATTCAAACTTTGAAATCGACAAAAACCGCCAATAAAAAACCGTGGACTTCAAAACACTCCGGCAAGTAGTTCGAAGTTTTTGCTAAACAAACACTACGAACTAGGGGGACTTGATGAGGATTTGTCCTTAGTCGGACCGAATCATCCTGAGGCTTAGGGCCGAACCGCGGTACACCATGTCGGACCGATCCCAAGCTACAAACGGAACGAACGAGTGCAGTGACACGACCTAACAAACTGGGCCCCACTTGGCATAACCGTCATGATAATGACTGGTCCGACCCTAACTAACTTGCCACATCAGCCCACCCAAAGACTATAAATACTCCACTCAAGCCTCCAAAAATGGGTAATCGctacttctctctctaaactctcctTTCTCTCTCCCTGACCTATTTTCTCCTcgcaaatacttattctcacgcccgagcttggtcacagagaggcccccctccctgtgacgaggctaacggtgtgctTTGTCTCTAGTGATCTTGCAGGTTCTTTGCCAGGTCATCTGAAGCTCTACTCTGACCAGGTCGTATCAACTGGTTCTTGAGTCTTCAACCATCAACCAACGGTCACCACCATTAACCCACTGTTTCACCACCTGACTAAAACCCCAACTCATAAACAATGGCGGCGACGCCACCATCCACCACCGTGGGTGTGTTATTTCACAAAATCAACTGCAACCCACCCCCACAAAATCAACATTTGTTCATTTATCACTCAATCAACGGTACAACATCAGTAAGTTTTTTACTTGTTGATTTCGTCAATTTCTTAGATTTGTGAGTTTTGTGATTTGATTCATCATGAACGGTTAGGGTTTTGTGTTTATTTCACCGGTGGGAGAGATGAGTGAGGTAGAGAGAGAGCAGGTGCGTCAGGGTTTCAGGTGTTTATTTCACAGAGGGGTTTAGGTGCGGCGGGGGTTTCAGGTGCGGCGAGGCGTTTCTGGTGGGAATTTGTGTCAGGAGGTTCAGGTGCGGCGAGGCGTTACCGGTGGGAATTTGTTGGTGGGTTGTTGGTGGTTACtcatggtggtggtgggtgaaggtTGTGTGGGTGGTGATTTTGCGCTGGCATGGCAGGGGTTGGTGGTGTAAGCAGTGGCAGTGGAGGTGGGTGTTGTGGTGGTGATAAGGGTGAAGGTGGGTGGCAGTGGAGGTGTTACCTTCGGTATTATATGATCACTCGGAACCGGACTGATTCTGAAAGATAGACCCATGTTGTGAATTGAATGAGCGTTTGAGTATGTTATATATAATATAGACTAGTCAATTGACAAAATTACCCTCGTGTGCAAGTCACATGACaagatttaataaaaaaatctaactgggttaaagtcaaaggacaaaacgtgcaacaaaattcccTATAAAAGGCAAAAACTATCAAAATTCGTTGAAAAGGACACCGCTTAAAAAAAGGATATAaggtaaaggacaaaacttgtaatttttcctttatATTTTAAACAAGTTTGTGAATAGTCACTGTGATGTATGTGCTACATCAACATCTATTAGAATTTAGAATTAGATTACCTAGTAACTTATCTTTATTACACGATACTTTTGCTTTAAATATTATTGTTTTGAAATATGAGCGCCTTCGTCTCTTATTTCTTGTTTCAACTCTCGTCTTGTTTAATTTCTCTATTTCTTAATTATATCAAAACTAATTTTTGCTATGAAAAATCATCTCTACTTTTGCTGTAATAAcgttttatatatttaatttgaGAGAGATCGGAAAGTATGAGTAATATACGCACTTGTGTAATTATTCAAGATGAGAAACCCCACAAATTTGGTGACAGGTGACGTAAATTATAGATGGTTCGATGCGATTGAGCTACATCGAGTTTGAATTTTATTTTGGTTCTTTTAATTTATTTTGGTATAGTATAGTTTTGTTGTTATATGTAGAGAAAAAtgcctggatagtccctgtggtttacccatttttcacctttagtccctagctttctaaaattacacctaTAGTCCTTAACTTTTTCAATTTCGTTTCCGGATAGTCCCTGACACGTAActgggttagtttttggtgttagatgcgtgtgaaatgacaaaaatacttTTACCCACTTCATCTTTCCCactccacaccaccaccaccaccaccatctacccCTACTTCACCGTAACCACCCCTACAacaaccaccaccgccgccatcatCACCGTTGCCTCAACCACACTCACCAGATCTGAGACGAAGCTGAGAGATTCGCCGGAATGTTTCCGGTGAATGCATTGGAAGAAACGTCGTGGTATCAAATTTCCGGCGGTAAGTTGCCGGAGATTTCACCGGAGAGGAGGTTGTTTGCGACGTATGGCGTTTAAGATGTCTTGTTGACTGAATATAATTAATTTATTGACACTGCATTTACTTTTATTGAGCACAACACTTTTAATCTCGTTTGCCAATCAAAAATCCCAATTGGTTTCTGTACGTGTATGTTTCATAACCCAAAACTTTATATGGGAATTGTCCATTGAAGAAGAGTAATCGACTTTTGTTTCTTGGTCTGCATATTTGTTTGTGACAATTTGCTTTTGATGTATATACAGAAATCAACTTGGTTTCTGTATGGGTATGCAGGGAATTGATGGAGGAGGAATTCCGGTGAGTGTGATTGAGGCAGCGGTGATGGTTACGGTGAAGTGGGgggtagatggtggtggtggtggtgtgggtggggaagatgaagtgggtaagggtatttttgtcatttcacacgcaCCTAACATCAAAAACTAACCCAGTTACGcgtcagggactatccgggaacaaaattgaaaaagttagggactattggtgtaattttagaaagttaaggactaaagatgaaaaaatgggcaaactacagggactatccggacacTTTTCTCATAAAGTTATTATATTATTGGTAAATTAAGTGTGTAAACTTTGTTTTTTTCTAGCAATGTGAATAAACATATATACACTGATTAAACTATGTGTAGTGGCCGTTACTTCACTGCGACATCACTGTTGAGGAGTGTCAAACACCATTCCATGAGCGCCAAGATCACCTCAGTGAGTGTGGTAAAATGCGTGAGAGTGGTCTGTGACCCTATTGATCAATGAATGAGAAGCCTCTAAACGGATTAGGGATTTTCATTTGTTGTGGAATGTCATTTTTAAAGTCTCTTGATTCTCATGTTCATCCTTGCATCCTCTTAATCTAAGCTATATAATTAACTTTcttgaatacggttataaaggcgTCTTGATACGTGCAATTGATGACTGATGAGTACACCTAACACATATGCTTCTTAGAACATAAACTTTATGGTTAGCTTCAATTAGAACATAAGTAGATAAAGAAGACATGCATGAAAGATAGTTAAGAATTAGAAATGTAGGTGTGAGACGGATGAACTTAAATATGTCTCAAGTGTTTTTTGCAAAGTTTTATATAATTATATCATATTATTGTGATGAGTTTTTGTCTGTATATATCAAAGAAATTCACCTTTTAGTTCTTGTCTAAAGAAAACTGTACAACATTAAAAGTTAAGTTAATGTTGTCCTCAATGTTCATTAATGCTATTGTTGTTAGAGTTCTATAGTCAGAAAGTTGAAGTTAATGTAGATCGGCTCCTAATTCTAATATACTTTTGTTAATCATCTttcttcaaatttcttttaattctTGTCGTCTATCAACTTGAACTCAAAATCTTCTCCTTTTAAACCCAGTTGTTTAAAGACTTTGTCTTTATCAATAGACAATCACCCCATTAGTAATCATCTCTATTTATACTTTGCAGGATTTGAACCTTACACATTTAAAATAGAGGAGAGGCAGCTTACTTACTGGTTTCCAGGGTCTCTTATGGACCTATAGTAAGATGATTAAATTAAAAGATATGATTTAATTAGGTTTCTTTATAATTATTAGGCTATGTGGTGTGGTGATATTTCtaatcaccatcaccaccaccctccgTCCCTCCAGGCCTCTACAAAGGCACTACATCACTCCACCCTTATCCACCACCCTATATGGTGTGGTCTGTGACccccaccatcatccatcatcgtCCACCATTAATCAAACTCTCCCGGTTAATTCAAGGAGGTTCGTGGTTGGCATGAAAATATCTATGCTCACCATTCATGAATTGAGACGGGGTGGTGTATTAGTGAATCATGTCCCATGTGACAATCTATGCCCTAAACCATCATCCCACACCCTAGAGCCTTATTATTATATTAGTTAATTTACAATCCatgaggttttttttttgtataagaTGTGTATGTGCATCCTAAATCTATTTAGAAAACatagttaaatgtcattttagtccctgtggtttgggtcattttgtcaatttagtccaaaggtttcatttttcacctgtgggtccaaaaaggtttcaccgttgccattttagtccactaggttaacttcatccattttttctgttaacgagaagggcaattcggtcattttatttGACCGAATTGTcctctagttaacagaattacatgaaaaatgaccgaattgcccctCTCGTTAGtagaaaaaatggataaagttaacccagtggattaaaatggcaacggtgaaactttTTTGCACCCACAGgcaaaaataaaacctttggactaaattaGTAAAATGACCgaaaccacaggaactaaaatgacatttaactctaaaaaacATTACCATTTAATTATATTTGCTAACCAATAATAGATGTTAAATTGTTAATCCATATAATGCTAGATTGTTATCATCGGTCGCCCGTTGCGGCGATCATGTCATAGTTGTTTATAGCTGGCATTACGTTATGTGATGCATTAATCATATGAAAACGCGTTTTTTTATTTATCTTATCTAAAGCATCGCGGTTACAAAAGAAATGGAGTCGAACCAGAGTTGGTTTGTTTAGTGACGGTTTCCCCTAATCACTACACCACCCTTACCTTTGCATCAAAACTTAGCGACATCGAAACCTAcaataactcgaatttatattgTCGAATGAAAACTTATTATATTTGACTCGACTCGTTTCTGAACACATATTacatcaaaacgtagaccaactaaaGACGTACGCAAAAAAAAGAATGaaaactttttatattttacCAGACTTGTTTCAGAAAAAAATATGTCGAAACGTGAATTTATATAGTTTGCATTCAAACATGAATTTATACAAACACGTACATTAAaatgtcaaaacgtagaccaatctaaacatacataaaaataagcatgagaACGCATTATATCTGACCGACTCATTTTCGAAAAAATTTACGTAGAAAGCTTGAATTCATACCGACACTTACCTAAAATAACCATGGAGAAAATAACTTTTAGACTTTAACCTAAAAATTGAATATACGGGAGGTAAAATTGAAAAGTTAGAACCAAAATGGGTAAAAATGATAACTTATAaagtttttagaattttttataaAGTTTAAGGGCTATATTTGTCAATTTAGAAAGTTGAATGTAAAtttgtttgtcttttatgcaCCGACCTTTAAATTTAAGATCTTTAAATCtttaaaagaaaccactttagggacatTTGTTATCATATTAGGTCATCTcctatatataattattattttaatttaatctcttctaattaattatagataatcctcctactaaatattattttgtttaatatcttatattatagataaccctcctattaaatattattagtttaatatcttattgataattattattattatttagtttaatctccttctcacttataacattatttatttgaattaattatatttgaacgttttgtttagtttggtatcaaatatattttacgaaacttaaaataaaattaactaatattatttatcatttatacatttatggAGTTTttaataaagggttaaatttattgagacttcgttaacaaattttgaaacaacagaataatctttttttatcacgactaccaaactttgtattaatatattatatttattcaacccgtgtaatacacatgattttaaagatataacttttttatttggtatataaaattacatttattcaacccgtataatatggttcttatatataactttttattatttaatatataaattatacttattcaacctgtacaataaatggggtttttaaagatatattgttttattatttagtataaaaaaattatttattcaatcccgtataatacacggggttataacctagtttaagATATAGAGTaatttcttaattattttatcacaaaatcatcaaatataaaattctttataaaaaaaaacaactacATACAAAATAAAACTACTCCACCCTCTATATAAATGCATGTCACTCACACTCAAGTCTTTGTAACCTCATACCACCTAACTCATTTCTCCTATATACCTTTCTTTCAATTTCAATGGCAGAAACTCAACCAAAACGCCCAAGAGAAGACCAACACCACCATCTTTTTTCAAGTGAAGTTGACCCAACAAAGCACCACAAAACTTGTAATAACTACACCCAAATCCTCTCCATTCTTGACGACAACACTGAAGAAGATCAACACCAAGAAACCACCCAACGTTTAACGGAGTTCTTCACATCTCTACAACAAGAACTAATTATCTCATCATCATCCGACGACCCTTTACCAGAAGAAAAACAACAAGAAGTGGAAGATGGTGAAGAAAAAGAAAGGGTTATTATTAGACACCTTCTTGAAGCTTCTGATGATGAGCTTGGAATACCTGATGATGGTTATGGAGTGTTGGAAGGTAATGATGCTGCTGGGTGTTGTGAGAGTTTGTGTGATGAGTTGTTGGGCCTTGAAGATGAGCCTGCTAACTATTGTAGTTTATTGCACTCAGAACTTATTATGTAGCCTTCGTTGTTTTGTTGGAAAAATCTATATTCTCTTAAAAGtcttttaaaacatgttatgtagtTTAAAAACGACTAATCATCACTGTTACATAGATAATAGGCTTCAACTGACCTTTTCTTTAACTAAAAGaattataaaaaaatttatatagACCCCACTTGATTTAGTCCTCAATGGTATTACCACACTAACAAAGAGGGGATGTCGCGTTGGCGTCCTCTATAACGCCCCCTACAAAGATAAACCTTAGGTCGTGGGGTATGGAGCGGGagtttgggcgtgggttggggtaaaatgctcaagtcaccaccccgggtgggcgggagttttggcgtggccccttggggcttgggtttcaagccgggcgtggggcgggggagcaaGGTAACATGGCGGTTTGTGAATGGCCCAAAGAAAagagccgttggccaacggctatatttaaaaaaaaaaaaatcttcaattttttcactataaaaaactcacattttacttccatttttaccacattcaaccacatcttctatacaTCTTCCATTTTccttctacaaaacgaaaaaatgtATCCTTACAACCGTCCTTTTGACCCGAACAACCCGTATggattccaagaaaataatcctagcccaccacccactcGTCCACTAGCTCGTCCGTTTTTCATACACTCTCATACGCCCAAATTAGCAAGTTATGCATCGTATATCGAGAATCGTTTATATACTAACTTTCCACAAACCGAAGATTCAATACCTACCCCGTTTTCACAATcgcccatcaacctttcaccaacctccatcgacctttcactAAACGAGTCCgttcccgaaactcaaccacccaaaAATGGGTCTATGCTGAAGAAGTTGCATTGGCGAGAGCTTGGTGTGAACAATCTCAACATtcaactttaggtattcttaacCTTAGTTTATATTAATGgaatggttattttttatatgaGTTTGTAATATATtagtattttttattaaaataggaaattcacAACATCGAACCGCCTTGTGGGAATGAGTTAGTAGGaaattccatgaagaaatgggtAGGGAGACTTATtgtgaaaacgatagcttatcctcaaAGTGAACCGAAATAAGCacccaacttacaaaatttagtgggtgtttaaataaagcaaagcaaaaccctaaaagtggtgaaaccgaagccgacattTTGACAAATGCACTGGTCGCATACAAATCAAATATGAAGgccgacttccgtttcatgcattgttgggagatttgtaaatTCCATCCAAAGTGGTCGACTGTCCCCATTGGTAGCGAAACTAActcgtcttccaaaaggtcaagggcctcatcccaagcccaatctgatgcacgagatcaagagtttgaggaccttttggatgattcgccaagcccaaaccgGCCTGAGCATGGAAGAAATGCCTCAAGAAGGCGTGCTAAAAAACAAACGGCGTCGCCTTCAGCGTATTCAAAGACGggagcaaagaagctagagatgccgctagagatgccctgaaacaaagacgGGATGATTTGAAAATTCTATCCCAGCCGATTGATCACCTACAGGGTGACGAGTTAGAAATAGTGTTGGcgttgagagaagagataaaagcCAAATATAAAagttaagatttttttttttttttttttttgtaatcttctttttttgaaattttctttatttaaaattattaaaaaaaattaaatttgtgtTATTAGGTCAGCCcacaagcccaccaaacccacgcccccaAATCCCCGCCCACCATACCGTGTGTTCTAGTGGGTTTGCCATGTATATCACCCCGTTCCACATGTTAACCAATGCCtcaacccaagccccaacccTCACCCCACCATATCCCACGGTCTTATACTATGTATAGTGgaataactaaaaatttaaaaatttaagtAGATGGTGGGGTAATAATTAAACTACATATCTACAAGGGTGTGAATGGCTTGATTAAAAAAagtttctttttttatttattatagtAAAAATGTGAATTGGGTTGTGATTGATTAGATCACCCGTAGTGGAAGGGGTTTTGGGCATTTTTTCCCCCAAAAAACGTCCCTTCACGTCTGTGTCACCGCCCCGGGGGGCGTTTTTAATGGTTTTTTTGGTTGGGCGTTTCCTTAAACACGCCTGGTTGAAGAGAGAAGGGCCAATGAAATATTTTtaatggtttttttttaatttttttatttaaattcaatttcaATGTCTAGTCATTGCAAGAGGCATTTATTTCACTTACCACTACACTC encodes:
- the LOC110921259 gene encoding uncharacterized protein LOC110921259; translation: MAETQPKRPREDQHHHLFSSEVDPTKHHKTCNNYTQILSILDDNTEEDQHQETTQRLTEFFTSLQQELIISSSSDDPLPEEKQQEVEDGEEKERVIIRHLLEASDDELGIPDDGYGVLEGNDAAGCCESLCDELLGLEDEPANYCSLLHSELIM